The following are from one region of the Bradyrhizobium sediminis genome:
- a CDS encoding DUF2786 domain-containing protein encodes MDQSSKLAELDKLKMRIQALRAKTIDNGCTEDEALSAAAKVAELLDRYDLSLTDIDIREAPCDRRVYETHRKKRIPLDDCIGAVANFCNCRVWREKNQAGENRYVFFGLRSDIEVAHYLTELIDIAVRTELGRYKTTSGYGRFRHNQRHLANASFALGMVASIADKLTAMKAGRDKVNHSTGRGLVVLKTSIVDAEFGKLDLNLRSSRSAGRMVSLTAYEAGGVAGASLAINPALGERAKSGPAKGSR; translated from the coding sequence GTGGACCAAAGCTCCAAGCTCGCCGAGCTCGACAAGCTCAAGATGCGCATCCAGGCCTTGCGCGCAAAGACCATCGACAACGGCTGCACCGAGGACGAGGCGCTGTCCGCCGCCGCCAAAGTCGCCGAGCTGCTCGATCGCTACGACTTGTCGCTGACCGACATCGACATTCGCGAGGCGCCTTGCGATCGCCGCGTGTACGAGACCCACCGCAAGAAGCGAATCCCGCTCGACGACTGCATCGGCGCCGTCGCGAATTTCTGCAACTGCCGGGTCTGGCGCGAGAAGAACCAGGCGGGCGAGAACCGCTATGTTTTTTTCGGTCTCCGTTCGGATATCGAAGTCGCGCACTACCTGACCGAACTGATCGACATCGCCGTCCGCACCGAGCTCGGCCGCTACAAGACCACGTCAGGCTACGGGCGGTTCCGGCACAATCAGCGGCATTTGGCCAACGCCTCGTTTGCGCTGGGAATGGTCGCGTCGATCGCGGACAAGCTGACGGCGATGAAGGCCGGCCGCGACAAGGTAAACCACAGCACCGGGCGCGGGCTTGTCGTCCTCAAGACTTCGATCGTCGATGCCGAGTTCGGCAAGCTCGACTTGAATTTGCGGTCGTCGCGCAGCGCCGGCCGCATGGTGTCGCTGACGGCCTATGAAGCCGGGGGCGTCGCCGGAGCGTCGCTGGCCATCAATCCGGCGCTCGGCGAGCGGGCGAAATCAGGGCCGGCGAAAGGCAGCCGCTAG
- a CDS encoding ATP-dependent helicase — protein MPAANYLEGLNPEQRRAVEHGVTLKNGGRPGMPLLVIAGAGSGKTNTLAHRVAHLIVSGADPRRILLMTFSRRAAAEMTKRVERIARKVLGGNASVMTDALHWAGTFHGIGARLLRDYSDQIGIDPAFTIHDRDDSADLMNLIRHELGFSRTASRFPTKGTCLAIYSRCVNAETPIEQVLGASFPWCAGWAGELKELFAAYVEAKQKQNVLDYDDLLLYWAQTMSDPGLAREIGGRFDHVLVDEYQDTNRLQSSILLGLKPDGHGLTVVGDDAQSIYSFRAATVRNILDFPGQFSPPAGIITLDRNYRSTQTILAAANGVIDLARERFTKNLWTDRTSGFKPQLVTTRDEADQARCIVERVLENRESGTLLKQQAVLFRTSSHSAPLELELVRRNIPFVKFGGLKFLDAAHIKDMLALLRFVENPRDRVAGFRLMHLIPGVGPASAQKVLDDMAGSADPLAALASSPAPRRAGDDWTNFIAAIADIGRSGWPADIERARLWYEPHLDRIHEDAETRRADLIQLEQIAGGYPSRERFLTELTLDPPDATSDQAGVPLLDEDYLILSTIHSAKGQEWKSVFVLNVVDGCMPSDLGTGTSAELEEERRLLYVAMTRAKDDLHLMVPQRFFTHGQSAQGDRHVYASRTRFIPDRLLHLFEKTTWPQATAGTAARAASSGPRIDVGARMRGMWR, from the coding sequence GTGCCAGCGGCGAACTATCTGGAAGGCCTCAATCCTGAGCAGCGGCGGGCCGTGGAGCACGGCGTCACGTTGAAGAATGGCGGCCGTCCCGGTATGCCGCTACTGGTGATTGCCGGCGCCGGATCGGGCAAGACCAACACTTTGGCGCATCGGGTCGCCCATCTCATCGTCAGCGGCGCCGATCCGCGGCGCATTCTCTTGATGACGTTTTCACGACGGGCCGCCGCCGAAATGACCAAGCGCGTCGAACGGATCGCCCGCAAGGTGCTCGGCGGCAATGCCAGCGTCATGACCGACGCCCTGCACTGGGCCGGCACCTTCCATGGCATCGGCGCGCGTCTGCTTCGCGACTATTCGGATCAGATCGGCATCGATCCCGCCTTCACGATCCACGATCGCGATGACTCCGCCGATCTGATGAACTTGATCCGGCACGAGCTCGGCTTCTCCAGGACCGCGAGCCGGTTCCCGACCAAGGGGACGTGCCTTGCGATCTACTCGCGATGCGTCAATGCCGAGACGCCGATCGAGCAGGTGTTGGGCGCATCGTTCCCCTGGTGCGCCGGCTGGGCGGGCGAACTGAAGGAATTGTTCGCGGCCTATGTCGAGGCCAAGCAGAAGCAGAACGTGCTCGATTACGACGACCTGCTGCTGTATTGGGCGCAGACGATGAGCGACCCCGGCCTTGCCCGGGAGATCGGCGGCCGGTTCGACCACGTTCTGGTCGACGAGTACCAGGACACCAACCGGCTGCAATCCTCGATCCTGCTGGGGCTGAAGCCCGACGGCCACGGGCTGACGGTGGTCGGCGACGATGCCCAGTCGATCTATTCATTTCGCGCCGCGACCGTGCGCAATATTCTCGACTTCCCCGGCCAGTTCAGTCCTCCGGCCGGCATCATCACGCTGGACCGCAACTATCGCTCGACGCAGACCATCCTCGCCGCCGCCAATGGCGTCATCGATCTCGCGCGCGAACGCTTCACCAAGAACCTGTGGACCGACCGGACATCCGGCTTCAAGCCTCAGTTGGTCACGACACGAGACGAAGCCGACCAGGCCCGCTGCATCGTCGAACGCGTGCTGGAAAACCGCGAATCCGGCACGCTGTTGAAGCAGCAGGCGGTGCTGTTTCGAACCTCCAGCCACAGCGCGCCGCTGGAACTCGAACTGGTCAGGCGCAATATCCCCTTCGTCAAGTTCGGCGGACTGAAATTCCTCGACGCCGCTCACATCAAGGACATGCTGGCATTGCTGCGCTTCGTCGAGAATCCGCGCGACCGCGTCGCCGGTTTCCGCTTGATGCACCTGATCCCGGGAGTCGGCCCCGCCTCGGCGCAGAAGGTTCTCGACGACATGGCCGGCAGCGCCGACCCGCTGGCCGCGCTGGCGTCGTCACCCGCGCCTCGCCGCGCCGGCGACGACTGGACAAACTTCATCGCCGCCATTGCGGATATCGGCCGTTCCGGCTGGCCGGCCGATATCGAGCGCGCCCGCCTGTGGTACGAGCCGCATCTCGACCGGATCCACGAGGATGCCGAGACCCGGCGGGCCGATCTGATCCAGCTCGAACAGATCGCCGGCGGCTATCCGTCACGCGAGCGCTTCCTGACCGAGCTGACGCTCGATCCTCCCGATGCGACCAGCGACCAGGCCGGCGTGCCGCTGCTGGACGAGGACTATCTGATCCTCTCGACCATCCATTCCGCCAAGGGACAGGAATGGAAATCGGTATTCGTGCTCAATGTGGTCGACGGCTGCATGCCGTCCGATCTCGGCACCGGAACCTCCGCCGAACTCGAAGAGGAACGCCGCCTGCTCTATGTCGCGATGACCCGGGCCAAGGACGACCTGCATCTGATGGTGCCGCAACGGTTCTTCACCCACGGCCAGAGCGCGCAGGGCGATCGCCATGTCTATGCCTCGCGGACGCGGTTCATTCCGGACCGGCTGCTTCACCTGTTCGAAAAGACGACCTGGCCGCAGGCCACGGCCGGGACCGCGGCCCGCGCTGCCAGCAGCGGCCCGCGCATCGACGTCGGCGCGCGCATGCGCGGCATGTGGCGCTGA